CCGATGTCGGCGCGCGCCAAGGCGGGGGCGTCGTTGATGCCGTCGCCGACCATGCCGACCGTTGCGCCTTCCTGCGACCACTGCGCGACCGCGTTCAACTTGTCTTCAGGCAACTGATCACCGCGTGCTTCGTCGATGCCGACTTGCTGCGCGATCGCGGCCGCCGTGTGCGGGTTGTCGCCGGTGAGCATGACGGCGCGCACGCCGAGCCGCTGCAAATCGGCGATGGCGGCGCGGCTCGTCTCCTTCACCGTATCCGCGACGGCGAACAGCGCGAGCACGCGTTCGGCGTCCACCAGTACCACGACGGTTTTGCCTTGCCCTTCAAGCGCGTCGAGCCGCGCTTCGAGCGAAGCCGAGCAGCGTCCGAGTTCTTCGACCAACCGATGATTGCCAAGCCAGTACGGCAAGCCGTCGATTTCGCCGCGCACACCGCGGCCGGCCAGTGCCTCGAAGGTATCGACCGTGGTGCTGGCGATGCTGTCGCTTTTTGCCGCTGCCGCAATCGCCATCGACACCGGATGATCCGAGCGACCCGCCAGGCTCGCCGCGAGCGTCCTGCAACGAACGACGTCGACGTCGACGTCGCCCAGCATCTCGAACTCGGTTTGCACGGGTTTGCCGTGCGTGATCGTGCCGGTTTTGTCGAGCGCGAGCCGGCTCAGCTTGCGGCCCTGTTCAAGATAGGCGCCGCCTTTGATCAGGATGCCCTTGCGGGCGGCGGCAGCAAGGCCGCTGACGATCGTGACCGGCGTCGAGATCACGAGCGCGCACGGACAGGCGATCACCAGCATGACCAGCGCCTTGTAGACCCATTCGTGCCACTGTCCGCCGAACAGCAGCCGCGGCAACACGGCCACGGCGAGCGCGGCGGCGAACACGATCGGCGTATACACGCGCGCGAACTGGTCGACGAAACGCTGGGTCGGCGCTTTGGTGCCTTGCGCCTCTTCGACCGCGTGAATGATGCGGGCGAGCGTCGTATTGCTGGCCGCGGCCGTCACGCGATAGTCGAACGACCCGGCCTGGTTGATCGTGCCGGCGAACACGGCATCGCCTACGGTTTTGTCGACCGGCAGGCTTTCTCCGGTGATCGGCGCCTGATCGACGCTAGAGCGGCCCGCGACGATTTCGCCGTCGAGCGCGATCCGCTCGCCTGGTTTCACGCGCACCACCGCGCCGAGCGTGATCGACTTGAGGTCCGTGGGCCGCCAACTGCCGTCGGTTTGCTGCACGCAGGCCTGTTCGGGTGTCAGTTGCATCAGCCCCTGAATGGCATTGCGGGCGCGGTCGAGCGATTTCGCTTCGATCAGTTCGGCAATCGTGAAGAGCACCATCACCATCGCGGCTTCCGGCCACTGCTGCAGGGCCAGCGCGCCGGTCACCGCGATGCTCATCAGCGCGTTGATGTTCAGGTTGCCGTTGCGGATGGCGAGCCAGCCCTTTCTGTACGTCGTGAGGCCGCAGGAGGCGATCGCGAGGATCGCCAGAGCCGCAGCCAGCCAGACCGGAGCGCCAAGCCAGCCGGCAGCCTCTGAGCCCACCGCGGCGATGCCGGCGAGCGCCAGCGGCCACCACGGTTTGGGCGGCGCGCTGGGTGCGCCCGCAGGCTTGGCGTCGCTACCGGCGCTCGCCAGTCCGGGCGTGAAGTCGAGCGAACGGATCGCAGCGAGAATCGAGTCGAGGGCGTCCGGCGCGTGCACGACGGTCAACACGCGCTGCATCAGGTTGAAGTCCATGCTGCGTACATACGGCATGCGGCTGAATTTCTTGCGGATCAGCGCTTCTTCGGTCGGACAGTCCATCTGCATGATGCGGATCGCGGTGCGTACGTCGCTGCCGACGGCTTCGGATTGTGGAAGCTTGATCGGCGCCGCCGCAACGTGGGCCGTTCCGCAACAGCCTGCCTCGGCATGGCGGTGGGCATGTGCATGACCGTGGTCGTTCGCTGCGTCGCCATGGCTGCAGCTTTCACCGTGAACGTGAGTGTGCGCTTCGTGGCCGTGACCACGGAATTCGCGATGACCGTGACCATCGGCGTCGTCGTTTGCATGCTCGTACACATGCCCTTCATGCCCGTGGGCACAGGCT
The sequence above is drawn from the Paraburkholderia sp. BL23I1N1 genome and encodes:
- a CDS encoding heavy metal translocating P-type ATPase, whose product is MPHANLAEADRPEAAKACAHGHEGHVYEHANDDADGHGHREFRGHGHEAHTHVHGESCSHGDAANDHGHAHAHRHAEAGCCGTAHVAAAPIKLPQSEAVGSDVRTAIRIMQMDCPTEEALIRKKFSRMPYVRSMDFNLMQRVLTVVHAPDALDSILAAIRSLDFTPGLASAGSDAKPAGAPSAPPKPWWPLALAGIAAVGSEAAGWLGAPVWLAAALAILAIASCGLTTYRKGWLAIRNGNLNINALMSIAVTGALALQQWPEAAMVMVLFTIAELIEAKSLDRARNAIQGLMQLTPEQACVQQTDGSWRPTDLKSITLGAVVRVKPGERIALDGEIVAGRSSVDQAPITGESLPVDKTVGDAVFAGTINQAGSFDYRVTAAASNTTLARIIHAVEEAQGTKAPTQRFVDQFARVYTPIVFAAALAVAVLPRLLFGGQWHEWVYKALVMLVIACPCALVISTPVTIVSGLAAAARKGILIKGGAYLEQGRKLSRLALDKTGTITHGKPVQTEFEMLGDVDVDVVRCRTLAASLAGRSDHPVSMAIAAAAKSDSIASTTVDTFEALAGRGVRGEIDGLPYWLGNHRLVEELGRCSASLEARLDALEGQGKTVVVLVDAERVLALFAVADTVKETSRAAIADLQRLGVRAVMLTGDNPHTAAAIAQQVGIDEARGDQLPEDKLNAVAQWSQEGATVGMVGDGINDAPALARADIGFAMGAMGTDTAIETADVALMDDDLRKIPMFIRLSKATHSVLVQNITLALGIKSVFLVLTMMGLGTMWMAVFADVGASLLVVANGLRLLRK